The sequence TGAGGAACGAGAAGATGTTGACCGGGTTGGCCTGCCACAGCACGGGCGTCCCGCCCGTCGCCGAGATCGGCGCGAACGGCTGCTGCGCGTAGTCCGGGTTGGCTGCGAGGTTGTCCCGCAGCGCCTCGTTCCAGCCGCCGAGGCCGTCGGACGAGATGAGGCTCTGGCCGCCCTGGAACCGGGTCTTGGCCTCGCCCGTGTTGCCGGCGACGGCGTCCGGGTGGACCGAGCCGGACGCGAAGAGCCGGGCGTTCCAGTCGAGCGCCGCGCGGTACTCCTCGGTCTCGACGCGGTGGACCAGCTTGTCGCCGTCGAGCTTCCACTTCGGCGGGACCTGGTACATCTGCGTCGCCGTGACCCACAGGTCCTCGGCGCCGTACACCTTGCCGCCCGTGAGCTGCTTCGCGAGCTCGAGCAGGTCCTCGGAGGTCTTCACGTCGACCGTGACGCCCATCTTCTCGATGAGGTCCTTCCGGTAGAACGTGGCGTCCGTGATGATCTCGCCCGGGAACGGCAGCGCGTACAGGCGGTCGTTGAAGACGCCGAACTTCCACGCGGCCGTCGGGATGTTGGCGAGGTTGGGGTACTCCTTGACCTTGTCGCCCGCCAGGTAGTCGGTCAGGTCCTGGAAGAGGTTGGGCACGACCTCGGCGCCGAACCGCGGCGGGATGTTCCACGTCGGCACGCAGACCCAGTCCGGGACGTCCTTGGCGGACGCCAGCACCGTCGCGAGCTTGTCGCCGTAGGTGTTCCCGTCGGAGATCTGGAACGCGATCGTCGACCCGAGGACCGCGTTCACCGCCTCGTAGTACTGGTTGCCGTCGACCGGCGGGATGGTGCCCCACAGGGGGGTCATCGCCGTGAACGTCGCACCCGAGCCCGGAGGGGTCTCGACCGACTGCACGAGCGAGTCGGGGATGGTCGCGTACCCCGGCGTCGAGCCCTCGACGCTCGGGAAGTCCGGTGCGACGTACTCGATCGGGTAGTAGCCCGGCAGGATCCCGGTGGACACGGTGGCCTGGGCCGTGGGCGCGGCAGCGCCCCCGCCCCCGCCACCGCTGCACGCCGACAGCAGCGACGGCACGCCGACGACGGCCGCGCCGGCGGCGATCATCCCGAGGAACCCACGGCGACCGACCTGCAGCTCGTTGAGCCGGCCGGTGCGAGGGGTGGAGCTGTTCATGGACGTCCTCACTCCCTTATGCGGACGAACCCTGCGCGCGGGGTGCACAGGGCAGGCACCTGCTGTGGCCGGGTCACGATCGACGACGATCGTCACCACCCGGTCGAGCCGGCGGCCGCAAACCGTCGACCTCCGTCGTCGAAGCGGTTCGACGGGTGAAGTTAGCCCGGACGGCTCCCGATTGCAACAGTCGCCGCCCGGGCACGCGGGACCGTGACCGAATCGTGGTCAAACCACCGGTCTTCTCCCCGTTCGTCGTGGGGTTGCGCGGCCGGCGGGACGCTGTGCGAGGATCTGGTCCGGCACGACGCCGACGTCGGGATGTGACCTGAGTCATCGAAACGGTTCGACTGGCGTGCACCGCAGCGTGCACCGCAGTGTGCACCGCGGCGCGCTCCCGGGGCGGCCGAGCCCCGTCGTCGTCCAGCCGTGCCGGCCGCTCGACCCCACTCGACGAGGAGCCCCGCACGTGACGTCCCGCACCGACCCGCACCCCGCCACACTGACAGGAGGGCCGACGGGCGGCGAGGCGGCGCAGTCCCCCGCGCCGGCCGGACGGCCCGTGCACCTCGACGCCGACCGTCCGGTCGCGGAGCGCGCGCGGGACCTCGTCGCCCGGCTCACCGTGGCGGAGAAGATCGCGATGCTCCACCAGCGCGCCCCGGCCGTCGAGCGCCTCGGCCTGCGCGCCTTCACCACCGGTGCCGAGGTCCTGCACGGCGTCGCGTGGCTCGGGACGGCGACCGTCTTCCCCCAGCCGGTCGGGCTCGGGGCGACGTGGGACCCGGACCTGCTGACACGCGTCGCGGACGTGGTGGGGATCGAGCTGCGGGCCAAGCACGCGGCCGATCCGATCGTCTCGCTCAACGTGTGGGCGCCCGTGGTCAACCCCCTGCGCCACCCCGCCTGGGGCCGCAACGAGGAGGGCTACAGCGAGGACCCGTACCTCACGGCCGAGCTCGGGACGGCGTACGCGCGCGGGCTGCGCGGCGACCACCCGGTCTACTGGCGCACGGTGCCGACGCTCAAGCACGCCTTCGGCTACAACAACGAGACCGACCGGGGCGTGACGAGCTCGCAGCTGCGGCCGCGCGTGCTGCACGAGTACGAGCTCCCCGCCTTCGTCGGACCGCTGCAGGCGGGCGCCGCCGGCGCGGTCATGGCCGCGTACAACCTGGTGAACGGCCGCCCCAACCACCTGTCCGGCGAGCTCCTCGACCTGCTCCGCGACGTCACCCCGCAGCCGCTGCTCGTCGTCTCCGACGCGGCCGCGCCGGGGTTCGTCGTGACGCTCCAGCGGTTCTACGACGACCACGTCGAGTCGCACGCCGCGATGCTGCGGGCCGGGGTCGACTCGTTCACCGACAACGACGCGGACAGCGCCCCGACGATCGAGCGCGTCACGGCGGCGCTCGAGCGCGGCCTGCTCGACGAGGCCGACATCGACCTGGCCGTGCAGCGGCAGCTCGAGGTCCGGATCCGCACCGGGGAGCTCGACCCCGACCGCGACCCGTTCGTCGTCGGGCCCGACGCGATCGACCTGCCCGCTCACCGCGCGCTCGCGCGCGAGGCCGTCGCCCGCTCGGTCGTCGTGCTCGAGAACGACGGCACGCTGCCCGTGCGCGAGGGCGCGCGCGTCGCGGTCGTCGGGCCGCACGCCGACCGCGTGCTGCACGACTGGTACTCCGGGACGCCGCCCTACCTGGTGGGCCTCGGCACCGCGCTGCGCGAGCGCCTCGGCGACGAGGCCGTCACCGTGGCGGACGGGTCCGACCGCGTCGTGCTGCGCTCGGTCCGCACGGGCCGCGCCGTCCGCTGCGGCGGTCCCACGCACGTCCTCACCGCCGACGGCGCCGGTCCGGGCACGGCGACCGGCCCGGACGAGCAGCACGACCTGACGCACTGGGGCGACGGGCTGTGGTCCGTCGCCGTGGCCGGGACCGGCCTGCTCTGGACCGGCGCGCGCTGGGTGCTGCACGCGGACGCGACGCGCGTGGGCGGCTGGGTCGCGCAGGAGACGTTCCGCCGCACGCCGCACGACGACGGCACGTGGTCCCTGCAGCACGCCGGGTCGGGCAAGTGGCTGCGCGTGCAGCACGACGAGGCCGGCACCCTGGTCGCCGACGCCGAGACGCCCGAGGCCGCCGACCGCTTCACGGCCGAGGTCGTGCGCACCGGCGCCGACGCCGTGCGCGACGCGTGCCGCGACGCCGACGTCGTCGTGGTGGCGGTCGGCAACGACCCGCACCTCGGCGGGCGGGAGACGGCGGACCGGCCGACGCTCACGCTCCCCGAGTCGATGCTCGACCTCTGGCGGGTGGCGGGCGAGGGGGCCGGGTCCGCGCGGCGCGTCCTGCTCGTCGTCTCGTCGTACCCGTACGTGCTGCCCGACGACCTCGGCGCCGACGCCGTGGTCTGGACGTCGCACGGCGGCCAGGAGCTCGGGCACGGCGTGACGGACGTGCTGGTCGGCGACGAGGAGCCGCGTGGACGGCTCGCGCAGGCCTGGCCCGCCGCGGTCGAGCACGTGGGCGACCTGTTCGACTACGACGTCATCGCCGCGGGCCACACCACCTGGTACGCGCGGCACGCGCCGCGGTACGCGCTGGGGCACGGGCTGACCTACGGCGACGTCGCGTACGCGACCGCCCACCTCGCTCTCCCGGGCGGGTCTTCCACGGATGCGGCCACGGTCACGCCGCAGTCGCGCGTCGGCGTCGTCGTGCGGCTCCACAACGCCGGTTCCCGCGCGGCGCACGAGCTCGTGCAGGTCTACGCCGACGCACCCGAGCACCGCCTGCCCTTCGGGCACCGCCTCGTCGGGCACCGGCGCGTCGAGGTCGGTGCGGGCGAGACGCTCGACGTGACCGTCGAGGTGCCGGCCGCGCGGCTCGCCACGTGGGACGTCACCCGGTCGCGGCTCGTCGTGGAGCCCGGCCGCTACGTGCTGGGCGTCGGACCGAGCGCGAGCACGGTCGCGCACCAGCTTGTCGTCGAGGTCGACGCCGAGCCGGTCCCGCCACGTGCGCTCGTGGGGCACGAGGTCCACGCGGCGGACGCCGACGTGCTGACCGACGTCGAGCTCGCGGCGCGGACCCGCACCGTGGGGACTGCCGTCCAGATCGCCCGCGGGCGGGAGGAAGGGTGCGTCGAGCTGTGGACGACGAGCGTGCGCGGCGCACGCGAGCTGCGCGCGGTCCTCGCCCGCACGCGTCCCGGCCCCGCGTGGCTCGAGCTGGCGGTCCCGGAGGACGGCGGCACGTGGCGGACGGTCGCCGCGGCCGCCGTCCCCGAGGACGGCGACCGCTGGACCTGGTCGACCGTCACCGTGCCGCTCGACCTCGCGGCCGGGGACCTGCCCGACGTCGCGGACGTGCGGCTCCGCCTGGTCGGCGCGGTGCGCGTCGCGACGGTCGAGCTGCGCTGACGCCTCAGGACGAGCGGACGAGCCAGCGGTGCCCGAAGGGGTCCACGAGCCACCCGCCGCGCCCGCCGTCCGGCAGCGGGGCGGGTGGCCGGTCCTGCGTCGCTCCGGCGGCGAGCGCCTGGGCGTAGGTCGCGTCGCAGTCGGCGACCGCCAGCACCACGGCGGCCGTGCCGTGCCCGTCGAGCGTGCGCGGCGCGTAGGCGCCGTAGTCGTGCGCCTCGTCGGAGACGAAGACCGGAGCACCCTCGATGTCGAGGGCCGCGAACCCGATCCGGCCGTCCTCCTCGTCGTAGCGCTCGCCGACGGTGGCGCCGAAGGCCGCGGCGTAGAACGCGAGCGCCGCCCTCCCGTCGTCGACCGTGAGGTACGGGACCGTGCCGCCCATGGCATCCTCCTTCGGGGGCCGCTGCGTCGCGGACCGGATCGCGGGTCGAGGCGGTTCGATTGCAGCGCCCCGGAGGCTCAGCAGTCAAGCCTGCGGGGCTTGACGATCCGCCCCCGATCGTCGACGATCAACCGTTGAAGCGCTTCGACGACGAAGCCCGAACCATGGAGCACTCATGCTGCGCAACCTGTCCGCCTGGCACGTCATCATCCTGGTCGGCGTGCTCATCCTGCTGTTCGGCGCCAACAAGCTGCCCGAGCTCGCCCGCGGCGTCGGCCAGTCCATGCGGATCCTGAAGTCCGAGGTCAAGGACCTGACCGACGACGACGCCCCGGCGCCCGCCGCCGCGCAGCCGAGCCCCGTCGCGCCGCTCGTCGCGGCTCCGGACGCCGCCGCGCCCGAGCGGCCCACGCCGACCGCCGCCTGACGACGCCGGCCGGGCCGGCGAAGCGAGCCGCGCCGTCCGCACCGTCCGCGCCGGCTCGTCGCCTGTCGCGTCAGGCGACGACGGCACCACCGCGCAGCACGCGCAGCGGGCGCAGGTCGGCGTCGGTCACCACGACGTCCGCTCGTCGTCCCACGACGAGCGCGCCCACGTCGCTGCGCCCCACCACGGACGCAGGGGTCGTCGCTGCGGCCCGCACCGCGTCGACCAGCGGGACGCCCGCGGCCACGGTGTGCCGCACGACGTCGAGCAGGTGCGCCACGCCTCCGGCGATCGCGCCCGCGGACCCGTCGGCCGTCACGATGCGCGCCACGCCGTCGGCGACGCGCACCGCCATGGGGCCGAGCTGGTAGTCGCCGTCCGCCATCCCCGCCGCCGCCATGGCGTCGGTCACGAACGCCACCGCGTCGGCACCCACCAGGTCCAGGACCGCGCGCACGGTCGCGTCGTCCAGGTGCGTGCCGTCCGCCACCAGCTCCACGACGAGCTCGCCCCGCGCCGCTGCCGCCAGGCACGCCATCACCGGCCCCGGGTCCCGGTGGTGCACGGGCCGCATCCCGTTGAACAGGTGGGTCGCGGTCGGGCGCGCCGACCGGGCGGCCGGCGCCTGGGCGAGCAGGTCGAAGGCGCGGTCCGCCGCCGCCTCGACCAGGTCCGCGCGGGCGTCGGTGTGCCCGAGCGACGGCACCGCCCCGCCCGCGACGAGCGCCGCGAGCACGTCGTCGTCCCCGCCGGCGACGCCCGTCACCTCGGGTGCGACCGTCATCGTCACGAGCCACCCCCGCGCCGCCTCGACCACGCGGGCGACCAGGGCTGCGTCGCCGGCGAGCATGTCGTCGGGGTTCTGCGCCCCGCACCGCACGTGGGACAGGAACGGTCCCTCCAGGTGGATGCCCGCCACGATCCCGCGGTCCGCGGCGTCCGCGAGCAGCGCGGTGCGCTCCACGAGCACGTCGCCCGGCGCCGTGACGAGCGACGCGACGAGCGTCGTCGTGCCGTGCCGCAGGTGCTCGCTCGCCGCACGCTCGACCTCGTCGACGGTCGTCGCGTCCGGGAAGCTGACGCCGCCGCCGCCGTGGCAGTGCACGTCCACGAGCCCGGGCAGGACCGTCTCCCCTGCGCGCGACGGGTCGCGCGGCGGGACGAGCGCTGTCCACGGGGGCGGCACGTCGGCGGCCGGTCCCACCCAGGCGATCTCGCCGTCCTCGACCACCACCACGCCGTCGTCCACGTCGTGGTCCGGGGTCACGACGCGTCCGCGCAGGAACATCTGCTCTGAGGTCACCGGGCCATCCTCCCCGGTCCGGGTCCCGCGTGGGGCAGACGTCCGTCCCGGTGCGGCCGTGTCGGTCGACGGGTACCGCGCGTCGCGGGCGTCACCGCGCGTCGTCACCCCGCGTGCGTGCCGCCGGTCAGAACAACCGGGAGTCCACGTCGTCCACGCCCCGCATCGCGTCGTAGT is a genomic window of Cellulomonas fulva containing:
- a CDS encoding extracellular solute-binding protein, which gives rise to MNSSTPRTGRLNELQVGRRGFLGMIAAGAAVVGVPSLLSACSGGGGGGAAAPTAQATVSTGILPGYYPIEYVAPDFPSVEGSTPGYATIPDSLVQSVETPPGSGATFTAMTPLWGTIPPVDGNQYYEAVNAVLGSTIAFQISDGNTYGDKLATVLASAKDVPDWVCVPTWNIPPRFGAEVVPNLFQDLTDYLAGDKVKEYPNLANIPTAAWKFGVFNDRLYALPFPGEIITDATFYRKDLIEKMGVTVDVKTSEDLLELAKQLTGGKVYGAEDLWVTATQMYQVPPKWKLDGDKLVHRVETEEYRAALDWNARLFASGSVHPDAVAGNTGEAKTRFQGGQSLISSDGLGGWNEALRDNLAANPDYAQQPFAPISATGGTPVLWQANPVNIFSFLKKSDDEARIKELLALANVLAAPFGTTEFDVINNGVEGVHYTKGDDGLPVPTELAATELQPTYIFLVDPPVANAKVQYPGFVEAYSTWMADAAQYVEEPLFFAMQIVEPPQYASIGQPFVDLEKDISRGRKSLDDLDAAIATWQSSGGDQLRAFYQEILDAQ
- a CDS encoding glycoside hydrolase family 3 C-terminal domain-containing protein: MHLDADRPVAERARDLVARLTVAEKIAMLHQRAPAVERLGLRAFTTGAEVLHGVAWLGTATVFPQPVGLGATWDPDLLTRVADVVGIELRAKHAADPIVSLNVWAPVVNPLRHPAWGRNEEGYSEDPYLTAELGTAYARGLRGDHPVYWRTVPTLKHAFGYNNETDRGVTSSQLRPRVLHEYELPAFVGPLQAGAAGAVMAAYNLVNGRPNHLSGELLDLLRDVTPQPLLVVSDAAAPGFVVTLQRFYDDHVESHAAMLRAGVDSFTDNDADSAPTIERVTAALERGLLDEADIDLAVQRQLEVRIRTGELDPDRDPFVVGPDAIDLPAHRALAREAVARSVVVLENDGTLPVREGARVAVVGPHADRVLHDWYSGTPPYLVGLGTALRERLGDEAVTVADGSDRVVLRSVRTGRAVRCGGPTHVLTADGAGPGTATGPDEQHDLTHWGDGLWSVAVAGTGLLWTGARWVLHADATRVGGWVAQETFRRTPHDDGTWSLQHAGSGKWLRVQHDEAGTLVADAETPEAADRFTAEVVRTGADAVRDACRDADVVVVAVGNDPHLGGRETADRPTLTLPESMLDLWRVAGEGAGSARRVLLVVSSYPYVLPDDLGADAVVWTSHGGQELGHGVTDVLVGDEEPRGRLAQAWPAAVEHVGDLFDYDVIAAGHTTWYARHAPRYALGHGLTYGDVAYATAHLALPGGSSTDAATVTPQSRVGVVVRLHNAGSRAAHELVQVYADAPEHRLPFGHRLVGHRRVEVGAGETLDVTVEVPAARLATWDVTRSRLVVEPGRYVLGVGPSASTVAHQLVVEVDAEPVPPRALVGHEVHAADADVLTDVELAARTRTVGTAVQIARGREEGCVELWTTSVRGARELRAVLARTRPGPAWLELAVPEDGGTWRTVAAAAVPEDGDRWTWSTVTVPLDLAAGDLPDVADVRLRLVGAVRVATVELR
- a CDS encoding VOC family protein: MGGTVPYLTVDDGRAALAFYAAAFGATVGERYDEEDGRIGFAALDIEGAPVFVSDEAHDYGAYAPRTLDGHGTAAVVLAVADCDATYAQALAAGATQDRPPAPLPDGGRGGWLVDPFGHRWLVRSS
- the tatA gene encoding Sec-independent protein translocase subunit TatA — translated: MLRNLSAWHVIILVGVLILLFGANKLPELARGVGQSMRILKSEVKDLTDDDAPAPAAAQPSPVAPLVAAPDAAAPERPTPTAA
- a CDS encoding N-acetylglucosamine-6-phosphate deacetylase, whose translation is MFLRGRVVTPDHDVDDGVVVVEDGEIAWVGPAADVPPPWTALVPPRDPSRAGETVLPGLVDVHCHGGGGVSFPDATTVDEVERAASEHLRHGTTTLVASLVTAPGDVLVERTALLADAADRGIVAGIHLEGPFLSHVRCGAQNPDDMLAGDAALVARVVEAARGWLVTMTVAPEVTGVAGGDDDVLAALVAGGAVPSLGHTDARADLVEAAADRAFDLLAQAPAARSARPTATHLFNGMRPVHHRDPGPVMACLAAAARGELVVELVADGTHLDDATVRAVLDLVGADAVAFVTDAMAAAGMADGDYQLGPMAVRVADGVARIVTADGSAGAIAGGVAHLLDVVRHTVAAGVPLVDAVRAAATTPASVVGRSDVGALVVGRRADVVVTDADLRPLRVLRGGAVVA